The following coding sequences are from one Streptomyces dengpaensis window:
- a CDS encoding PLP-dependent cysteine synthase family protein: MRKEPAVSTPQQTRTGTPLGTLDVDHSDAEYRIWLKEAVRKVQADANRSADTHLLRFPLPEKWGIDLYLKDESTHPTGSLKHRLARSLFLYGLCNGWIRPGCPVIEASSGSTAVSEAYFAKLIGVPFIAVMPRTTSAEKCRLIQFHGGQCHFVDDSRKMYEESAALAVETGGHYMDQFTYAERATDWRGNNNIAESIFRQLELERFPEPAWIVATAGTGGTSATLARYVHYMQCDTRICVADPENSCFFEGWTTGDPDVTCDWGSRIEGIGRPRMEPSFVPGAIDRMMKVPDGASVAAVRALEQAIGRKAGGSTGTGLWSALKIVAEMVADGRTGSVVTLLCDPGDRYLDKYYSDTWLTEQGLDIAPYTAAITSLLETGVWPE, translated from the coding sequence ATGCGTAAGGAGCCCGCCGTGAGCACCCCACAGCAGACCCGGACCGGCACCCCCCTCGGCACCCTGGACGTCGACCACAGCGACGCGGAGTACCGGATCTGGCTCAAAGAAGCCGTCCGCAAGGTCCAGGCCGACGCCAACCGTTCGGCCGACACGCATCTGCTGCGCTTCCCCCTGCCCGAGAAATGGGGCATCGATCTGTACCTCAAGGACGAGTCGACCCACCCCACCGGCAGCCTCAAGCACCGCCTGGCCCGCTCACTTTTCCTGTACGGCCTGTGCAATGGCTGGATCCGGCCCGGCTGCCCCGTCATCGAGGCGTCCAGTGGCTCGACAGCCGTCTCCGAGGCCTACTTCGCGAAGCTCATCGGCGTCCCCTTCATCGCGGTCATGCCGCGCACGACGAGCGCCGAGAAGTGCCGTCTGATCCAGTTCCACGGCGGGCAGTGCCACTTCGTGGACGACTCGCGCAAGATGTACGAGGAGTCCGCCGCCCTCGCGGTCGAGACCGGCGGCCACTACATGGACCAGTTCACCTACGCCGAACGGGCCACGGACTGGCGCGGAAACAACAACATCGCCGAATCCATCTTCCGCCAGTTGGAGTTGGAACGTTTCCCCGAACCCGCGTGGATCGTCGCCACGGCCGGCACCGGCGGCACCTCGGCGACCCTCGCGCGCTACGTCCACTACATGCAGTGCGACACCCGCATCTGTGTCGCCGACCCGGAGAACTCCTGTTTCTTCGAGGGCTGGACCACCGGCGATCCGGACGTCACCTGCGACTGGGGCTCGCGTATCGAGGGCATCGGCCGGCCGCGCATGGAGCCGAGCTTCGTGCCCGGCGCCATCGACCGGATGATGAAGGTGCCGGACGGGGCGAGCGTCGCGGCCGTACGTGCCCTGGAGCAGGCCATCGGCCGCAAGGCGGGCGGCTCGACCGGCACCGGCCTGTGGAGCGCGCTGAAGATCGTCGCCGAGATGGTGGCGGACGGGCGTACGGGCAGCGTGGTGACGCTCCTGTGCGACCCCGGGGACCGCTATCTCGACAAGTACTACTCGGACACGTGGCTGACCGAGCAGGGGCTGGACATCGCGCCCTACACGGCGGCGATCACGTCGCTGCTGGAGACGGGCGTCTGGCCGGAGTGA
- a CDS encoding SRPBCC family protein, with the protein MARRLRPVGLDFVETAPLRLVFAREVAAPPEAVFRALAEDVPGWSEWFSAVTSARPTADGSGREVRLRGGTRFEETVLVAEAPKVYAYRVDVTNAPGARALVEEWRLTPAGTGTRVRWTFAADGTAFFRMALRLGRAGLGRAFRDAVTALDRRLASTHD; encoded by the coding sequence ATGGCACGCCGTCTGCGTCCGGTGGGACTCGACTTCGTCGAGACCGCTCCGCTGCGTCTGGTGTTCGCCCGGGAAGTGGCCGCCCCTCCGGAGGCGGTCTTCCGTGCGCTGGCCGAGGACGTGCCCGGCTGGAGCGAGTGGTTCTCGGCGGTGACGTCCGCCCGGCCTACCGCCGACGGCTCCGGGCGCGAGGTCCGGCTCAGGGGCGGCACGCGTTTCGAGGAGACGGTCCTCGTGGCCGAGGCCCCCAAGGTGTACGCGTACCGGGTGGACGTCACGAACGCGCCCGGGGCCCGCGCCCTGGTCGAGGAGTGGCGGCTCACGCCCGCCGGGACGGGCACCCGGGTGCGGTGGACCTTCGCCGCCGACGGGACGGCTTTCTTCCGAATGGCTCTCCGTCTGGGCCGGGCAGGCTTGGGCCGCGCGTTCCGCGACGCGGTGACGGCGCTGGACCGGCGACTGGCGTCGACGCACGACTGA
- a CDS encoding DeoR/GlpR family DNA-binding transcription regulator, translating to MSENQNLLAEQRRALIIDEVRRRGGVRVNELTRKLGVSDMTVRRDLDALARQGVLEKVHGGAVPVVEASTHEPGFEAKSALELTAKEDIARAAAELVAPGSAIALSGGTTTYALAHQLLDVPDLTVVTNSVRVADVFHSAQRTSGQRQGAATVVLTGGVRTPSDSLVGPVADQAIAALHFDVLFLGVHGISVEAGLSTPNLAEAETNRRLVQSARRVIVVADHTKWGTVGLSSFAALEQIDTLVTDAGLPAEARAEIAEHLRRLVVAGEPEDRTDI from the coding sequence GTGAGTGAGAATCAGAACCTCCTCGCGGAGCAGCGTCGCGCCCTGATCATCGACGAGGTGCGTCGCCGCGGTGGCGTCCGTGTGAACGAGCTGACGCGGAAGCTCGGCGTCTCCGACATGACGGTCCGCCGCGACCTCGACGCTCTCGCCCGTCAGGGCGTCCTGGAGAAGGTGCACGGCGGCGCGGTGCCGGTCGTCGAGGCGAGCACGCACGAGCCGGGGTTCGAGGCCAAGTCGGCTCTGGAGCTGACCGCCAAGGAGGACATCGCGCGCGCCGCGGCCGAGTTGGTCGCGCCGGGCTCGGCGATCGCGCTCTCGGGCGGTACGACGACGTACGCGCTGGCCCACCAGCTTCTGGACGTCCCCGACCTGACCGTGGTCACCAACTCGGTGCGCGTGGCGGACGTGTTCCACTCGGCGCAGCGCACCTCGGGTCAGCGGCAGGGCGCCGCCACGGTCGTCCTGACCGGTGGGGTGCGTACGCCCTCCGACTCCCTCGTCGGGCCCGTGGCCGACCAGGCCATCGCGGCGCTCCACTTCGATGTGCTGTTCCTCGGCGTGCACGGCATATCGGTCGAGGCGGGCCTGTCGACGCCGAACCTGGCCGAGGCCGAGACCAACCGGCGACTCGTGCAGTCCGCGCGGCGTGTCATCGTGGTCGCCGACCACACCAAGTGGGGCACGGTGGGCCTGAGTTCGTTCGCCGCGCTCGAGCAGATCGACACACTGGTCACCGATGCCGGGCTGCCCGCCGAGGCACGCGCGGAGATAGCGGAACACCTGCGGCGCCTGGTGGTCGCCGGTGAACCCGAAGACCGTACAGACATCTGA
- a CDS encoding right-handed parallel beta-helix repeat-containing protein, whose product MAQGTVQVTHTGTSRWRRRTGEYASLAAALEAAADGDVLTVAPGTYRENLLVQRAVTLRGPEGSPGSVRIAPLDGVPLTVRASAVIQDLHVEGQDSAAPALLVEEGTPELLDVRIVTRSAAGIEVRGGARPTVRRCTVDNPAGMGIAVLDGGGGVFEECEVVAAGQSGVAVRGGARPRLERCRVHHASGAGLSATGENSSLEAVGCEVYEVKGSGVQVTGRATAHLTDCDVHRTTADGVTLDTDAVLTLADCRIHDIPENAVDLRSRSVLTLTRTSVRQFGRNGLSVWDPGTRVDANQCEIFDSTGDYPAVWVSDGATAVLDSCRVHDVPDALFVLDRGSRADVVDSDLSQVRNTAVSVSDGATAQLDDCRIRDAATGAWFRDHGSGGTLSGCTVDGTQTGVIVTKGADPTIERCTVTSPAEAGFYVSAGGRGSFLNCRVTDSGGYGFHVIDGCRATLKKCRTERCARGGYEFADGAAQGAGGGPVVEDCTSDESAGLRPPMHETAVQTSGPSPSLLGAIPGQRTTEQEPLVPAAEPVEPARTSKAVLGELDALVGLESVKREVRALTDMIEVGRRRQEAGLKAASVRRHLVFTGSPGTGKTTVARLYGEILASLGVLEKGHLVEVSRVDLVGEHIGSTAIRTQEAFDRARGGVLFIDEAYALSPEDSGRDFGREAIDTLVKLMEDHREAVVVIVAGYTAEMERFLTVNPGVASRFSRTITFSDYIPEELLRIVEQQAEEHEYRLAPGAAEALLKYFTAIPKGPAFGNGRTARQTFEAMVERHAGRVAQLDEPSTDDLTLLYPEDLPELP is encoded by the coding sequence ATGGCACAGGGCACGGTCCAGGTGACGCACACCGGCACCTCGCGGTGGCGGCGCCGCACGGGAGAGTACGCATCGCTGGCCGCCGCCTTGGAGGCCGCGGCAGACGGCGACGTGCTCACCGTAGCCCCCGGTACCTACCGGGAGAACCTGCTGGTGCAGCGCGCGGTGACGCTGCGCGGCCCCGAGGGCTCCCCCGGCTCCGTGCGCATCGCGCCGCTGGACGGGGTGCCGCTGACCGTGCGTGCCTCCGCCGTGATCCAGGACCTGCATGTGGAGGGCCAGGACTCGGCGGCGCCCGCGCTGCTCGTCGAGGAGGGCACTCCCGAGCTCCTGGACGTGCGGATCGTCACGCGGTCCGCTGCCGGGATCGAGGTGCGCGGCGGCGCCCGCCCGACCGTGCGCCGCTGCACGGTCGACAATCCGGCCGGAATGGGCATCGCCGTACTCGACGGCGGCGGTGGGGTGTTCGAGGAGTGCGAGGTCGTCGCGGCCGGTCAGTCCGGCGTCGCGGTCCGCGGGGGTGCCCGACCGCGCCTGGAGCGCTGCCGGGTTCACCACGCCTCCGGAGCGGGCCTGTCGGCCACCGGTGAGAACTCCTCGCTGGAGGCGGTCGGTTGCGAGGTGTACGAGGTCAAGGGTTCCGGGGTGCAGGTCACCGGGCGGGCCACGGCTCATCTCACCGACTGCGATGTGCACCGTACGACTGCCGACGGCGTCACCCTCGACACGGACGCGGTGCTCACCCTCGCCGACTGCCGCATCCACGACATCCCGGAGAACGCGGTGGATCTGCGTTCGCGCTCGGTCCTCACGCTGACGCGCACGAGCGTGCGGCAGTTCGGGCGCAACGGCCTGTCGGTGTGGGACCCGGGCACGCGCGTGGACGCCAACCAGTGCGAGATCTTCGACAGTACGGGCGACTACCCCGCGGTGTGGGTCAGCGACGGCGCGACCGCGGTGCTCGACTCGTGCCGGGTGCACGACGTGCCGGACGCCCTGTTCGTCCTCGACCGCGGTTCGCGCGCGGACGTCGTCGACAGCGACCTCTCGCAGGTGCGCAACACGGCCGTCTCGGTGAGCGACGGCGCGACCGCGCAGCTCGACGACTGCCGTATCCGGGACGCCGCGACGGGCGCCTGGTTCCGTGACCACGGCAGCGGGGGCACGCTGTCCGGATGCACCGTGGACGGCACGCAGACCGGCGTGATCGTCACCAAGGGCGCCGATCCCACCATCGAGCGCTGCACGGTCACCTCACCGGCCGAGGCGGGTTTCTATGTGTCGGCGGGTGGCCGGGGCAGTTTCCTCAACTGCCGTGTGACGGACAGCGGAGGCTATGGCTTCCATGTGATCGACGGCTGCCGTGCGACGCTGAAGAAGTGCCGTACGGAGCGATGTGCGCGCGGCGGTTACGAGTTCGCCGACGGCGCGGCGCAGGGCGCGGGCGGCGGCCCGGTCGTCGAGGACTGCACGAGCGACGAGAGCGCCGGCCTCAGGCCCCCGATGCACGAGACAGCCGTACAGACGTCTGGCCCGTCGCCGAGTCTGCTGGGTGCGATCCCCGGCCAGCGCACCACCGAGCAGGAACCTCTCGTCCCCGCCGCGGAGCCCGTGGAGCCGGCGCGCACGTCGAAGGCCGTTCTCGGTGAACTCGACGCGCTGGTGGGCCTGGAGAGCGTCAAGCGCGAGGTGCGGGCCCTCACCGACATGATCGAGGTGGGGCGCCGACGGCAGGAGGCGGGCCTCAAGGCGGCATCCGTCCGCCGCCACCTGGTCTTCACGGGCTCCCCAGGCACCGGCAAGACGACGGTCGCCCGGCTGTACGGCGAGATCCTCGCCTCGCTCGGCGTCCTGGAGAAGGGCCATCTCGTCGAGGTGTCCCGGGTGGACCTGGTCGGCGAGCACATCGGCTCCACGGCGATCCGTACCCAGGAGGCGTTCGACCGGGCGCGCGGCGGCGTGCTGTTCATCGACGAGGCGTACGCGCTGTCGCCTGAGGACTCCGGCCGCGACTTCGGGCGCGAGGCCATCGACACGCTCGTGAAGCTGATGGAGGACCACCGGGAGGCGGTGGTCGTGATCGTCGCGGGCTACACGGCCGAGATGGAGCGGTTCCTCACCGTCAACCCCGGTGTGGCATCCCGCTTCTCACGGACCATCACCTTCAGCGACTACATCCCCGAGGAACTGCTGCGGATCGTGGAGCAGCAGGCCGAGGAACACGAGTACCGGCTTGCCCCGGGCGCGGCCGAGGCCCTGCTGAAGTACTTCACGGCCATCCCGAAGGGACCCGCGTTCGGCAACGGCCGCACCGCGCGGCAGACCTTCGAGGCGATGGTGGAGCGGCACGCGGGGCGGGTCGCCCAACTCGACGAGCCGAGCACGGACGACCTCACGCTGCTCTATCCGGAAGACCTGCCGGAGCTGCCCTGA